From a single Planctomycetota bacterium genomic region:
- a CDS encoding DinB family protein → MNHTSFASSRVAAAWHEIQAARAYTVRLLEDIGPDDWFWMPPQGITHVAWQVGHLAMANYRLALERIRDHRPSDDALISPDFVATFAKGSAPTLNAGAYPPPAEIRVVFDRVYEQAARELPNLSDLECDAAPHKPHPLAATKLECLLWNARHEMLHAGQIGLLRRLMGKPSLW, encoded by the coding sequence ATGAATCACACCAGTTTTGCCAGTTCACGCGTGGCCGCCGCCTGGCACGAGATTCAAGCCGCTCGCGCTTACACCGTGCGGCTGCTCGAAGACATCGGCCCCGACGATTGGTTCTGGATGCCGCCCCAGGGAATCACGCACGTGGCCTGGCAGGTCGGGCATCTGGCGATGGCGAACTATCGACTGGCACTCGAACGCATCCGCGATCATCGGCCCAGCGACGATGCGCTAATCAGCCCCGATTTTGTCGCCACGTTTGCCAAGGGGTCCGCGCCAACATTGAACGCCGGGGCGTATCCGCCGCCGGCCGAGATTCGCGTCGTGTTCGATCGGGTGTACGAGCAAGCGGCCCGCGAGCTGCCGAACCTGTCCGACCTGGAATGCGACGCCGCGCCGCACAAGCCCCACCCGTTGGCCGCGACCAAGCTCGAATGCCTGCTCTGGAACGCGCGGCACGAGATGCTGCACGCCGGACAGATTGGCTTGCTGCGCCGGCTGATGGGGAAGCCGAGCCTTTGGTGA
- a CDS encoding tetratricopeptide repeat protein yields MKSRRLLFVVAGCVVGVAAIGLAADYFWALPAGREAKFVGRESCAECHRAESEAWNGSDHDLAMDLATPETVLGNFDHQEFTHFGITSTMDRDGDKFFVTTENAAGKLEKFAIKYVFGVRPLQQYMVEFPDGRVQVLSIAWDVKGKRWFDLHPDERVPPGDELHWTKPASNWNYMCAECHSTNLQKNFDVKSNTYHTTFSEIDVSCEACHGPASLHVEIAKNRRVFWDRRYGYGLAQLKTTANKAQVDACARCHARRRVVHGDYLPGHEFLDFYQPELIEQPLYTADGQIRDEVYEYGSFHQSRMYRENVRCSDCHDPHSLKLRFEGNQLCLRCHTLAKGNYDSPTHHHHKFESAGGQCVNCHMPERTYMVIDPRRDHSLRVPRPDLTVKYGVPNACNDCHVEKTDATGKAIAVEPNDAKVPKLPTDKAAQWAADKVVEWYGPVRKQSPYHEHLAHAAAAPADEANRLLRELAQDRPGADKAVVVPDIVRATAINMLSRIGGTNAQLTFEKALTDRDPLVRATAVQTFDMAGATSPEQQAELRRRLMPLLGDPIRLVRTEAAKVLTHVQRGQMTADQARQLDAALAELRAGLQATNDDAGPHMIEATVYFNQGQLEKARDEYKLAIMLARNGLQAGQSRMQLATVEHALGNNAEAERLFREVIKIEPRYSEAWYNLGLVIAENESRLSDATEALRQAAQLSPNVGRVQYNLGLALQKLGRTGEAEQALTRACTLEPQVSAYLYATAVLYAQLEKWREAAIYAKRLLDLEPRPEYQQLFRMIQQRAGGRP; encoded by the coding sequence GTGAAATCGCGCCGCTTGTTGTTCGTTGTGGCTGGTTGCGTCGTCGGAGTGGCGGCGATTGGTTTGGCCGCTGATTACTTTTGGGCGTTGCCGGCCGGCCGGGAAGCCAAGTTCGTCGGGCGTGAATCGTGCGCCGAGTGTCACCGCGCCGAAAGCGAAGCCTGGAACGGGTCGGATCATGATCTGGCGATGGACCTGGCCACGCCCGAGACGGTGCTGGGCAACTTCGACCACCAGGAGTTCACGCACTTTGGCATCACGTCGACCATGGACCGTGACGGAGACAAGTTCTTCGTCACCACCGAGAATGCCGCAGGGAAGCTGGAAAAGTTCGCGATCAAGTACGTGTTCGGCGTCCGGCCCTTGCAGCAGTACATGGTCGAATTTCCCGACGGGCGTGTGCAGGTGCTGTCAATCGCCTGGGATGTGAAGGGGAAACGCTGGTTCGATTTGCATCCCGACGAGCGTGTGCCGCCGGGGGATGAATTGCACTGGACCAAGCCGGCGTCGAACTGGAACTACATGTGCGCCGAGTGCCATTCGACGAATCTGCAAAAGAACTTCGACGTCAAGTCAAACACCTACCACACCACGTTCAGCGAAATCGACGTCAGTTGCGAAGCTTGCCACGGGCCGGCAAGCCTGCACGTCGAGATCGCCAAGAACCGCCGCGTGTTCTGGGATCGCCGCTATGGCTACGGCCTGGCGCAATTGAAGACCACTGCGAACAAGGCGCAGGTCGACGCCTGTGCGCGCTGCCACGCGCGTCGTCGCGTGGTGCATGGAGACTATCTGCCAGGGCACGAGTTTCTGGACTTTTATCAGCCCGAGCTGATCGAGCAGCCGCTGTACACGGCCGACGGGCAGATACGCGACGAGGTCTACGAATATGGCTCGTTCCATCAAAGCCGGATGTATCGCGAGAATGTCCGCTGCAGCGACTGCCACGATCCTCATTCGTTGAAGCTGCGGTTCGAGGGGAATCAGCTTTGCCTGCGCTGTCACACGTTGGCCAAGGGGAACTACGATTCTCCGACCCATCATCACCACAAGTTCGAGAGCGCCGGCGGGCAGTGCGTGAATTGCCACATGCCCGAACGGACCTATATGGTGATCGATCCGCGGCGCGATCATAGCCTGCGCGTGCCGCGACCCGATCTGACCGTGAAGTACGGCGTGCCGAATGCGTGCAATGATTGCCATGTCGAAAAGACCGATGCGACGGGCAAGGCGATTGCCGTCGAGCCGAACGACGCCAAGGTGCCGAAGCTGCCCACCGACAAAGCGGCTCAGTGGGCGGCCGACAAAGTGGTGGAATGGTACGGCCCGGTTCGCAAGCAGAGCCCCTATCACGAGCACCTGGCCCACGCCGCCGCGGCACCCGCCGACGAGGCCAATAGACTGTTGCGCGAGCTGGCCCAGGACCGACCCGGCGCCGACAAGGCCGTCGTGGTTCCCGACATCGTTCGGGCCACGGCCATCAACATGCTGTCGCGCATCGGCGGGACCAACGCGCAATTGACGTTTGAAAAGGCGCTGACCGATCGTGACCCCTTGGTCCGCGCCACGGCGGTGCAGACGTTCGACATGGCCGGTGCCACGTCGCCGGAACAGCAAGCCGAGTTGCGACGACGATTGATGCCGCTGCTCGGCGATCCGATCCGGCTGGTGCGCACCGAGGCGGCCAAGGTGTTGACGCATGTGCAGCGCGGGCAGATGACGGCGGACCAGGCGCGGCAGTTGGACGCGGCTTTGGCCGAATTGCGCGCCGGCTTGCAAGCGACGAACGATGACGCCGGCCCGCACATGATCGAAGCCACGGTCTATTTCAATCAAGGGCAGCTCGAAAAGGCGCGCGACGAATACAAGCTGGCGATCATGCTGGCCCGCAACGGACTGCAAGCCGGCCAGTCGCGGATGCAACTGGCCACCGTCGAGCACGCGCTGGGGAACAACGCCGAGGCCGAGCGACTATTCCGCGAGGTGATCAAGATTGAGCCGCGCTACAGCGAGGCCTGGTACAACCTGGGGCTGGTGATTGCCGAGAACGAATCACGACTTTCCGATGCGACCGAGGCGCTGCGGCAAGCCGCCCAGTTGTCTCCGAATGTCGGGCGCGTGCAATACAACCTGGGGTTGGCGCTGCAGAAGCTGGGACGCACCGGCGAGGCGGAACAGGCCCTGACACGTGCGTGTACGCTCGAACCACAAGTCTCGGCGTATCTGTACGCCACGGCGGTGCTCTATGCTCAGTTGGAAAAGTGGCGTGAAGCGGCGATTTACGCCAAGCGACTCCTTGATTTGGAGCCGCGTCCCGAGTACCAACAACTGTTCCGCATGATCCAACAGCGCGCTGGGGGCAGGCCTTAA
- a CDS encoding formylmethanofuran dehydrogenase subunit A gives MSLLRIQGGRVYDPVHGVDGQVADVWLDGGKVVPAPTDPSVRPVRTIDARGMVVMPGGVDMHCHIAGPKVNLARKMRPDDKRTSPVVARRPGWRSGTLGAVPSTFATGYKYAALGYTTAFDAAITPLAAHSAHQELADTPCLDKGFFVLMGNNHFIMQAIRDREPERLRAFVGWLLGAARGYAPKIVNPGGVEVWKETAGNVHGLDEQVGVFNVTPRAIVSEITRAANELKLPHPVHIHCNNLGVPGNWSTTLETMRAIDGQRGHLTHIQFHSYGGGPDDETSFNSKVQPLADYVNAHQNITVDVGQVLFGRTTSMTGDGPLGYYLSRVYKTKWFSSDTELEAGCGICPIEYKDKSLINALQWAIGLEWFLLVNDPWRVALTTDHPNGGSFLAYPQIIKLLMDSDFRREVARRLPEQVRQRSLIGELDRKYSLYEIAIITRAGPARMLGLRDKGHLGVGADADVTIYAPNADVQQMFELPRYVIKAGQVIVDDAELCDAPMGQTLAACADYDRGFEPAIAEWFNRHSTIRFSNYPVHDIEGLTPSTTESEVAG, from the coding sequence ATGAGTTTGCTGCGAATTCAAGGCGGACGGGTCTACGACCCGGTGCATGGCGTCGACGGCCAGGTGGCCGACGTCTGGCTCGACGGGGGCAAGGTCGTCCCTGCGCCGACCGACCCGAGCGTGCGCCCGGTGCGGACGATCGATGCCCGCGGCATGGTGGTGATGCCTGGCGGCGTGGACATGCACTGTCATATTGCCGGCCCCAAGGTGAATCTGGCGCGCAAGATGCGCCCCGACGACAAGCGCACCTCGCCGGTCGTCGCCCGCCGCCCCGGTTGGCGTAGCGGCACCTTGGGCGCGGTCCCCAGCACGTTCGCCACTGGCTACAAGTACGCCGCGCTCGGTTACACCACGGCGTTCGATGCGGCGATCACGCCCCTGGCCGCCCACAGCGCCCATCAAGAACTGGCCGATACACCCTGTCTGGACAAGGGCTTCTTTGTCCTGATGGGGAACAACCATTTCATCATGCAGGCGATCCGCGATCGCGAGCCCGAGCGGTTGCGAGCTTTTGTCGGTTGGCTGCTCGGCGCTGCGCGGGGTTACGCGCCCAAGATCGTGAATCCTGGCGGCGTCGAAGTCTGGAAAGAAACAGCCGGCAACGTGCATGGGCTGGACGAGCAAGTCGGCGTGTTCAATGTCACGCCGCGGGCGATTGTTTCCGAGATTACGCGCGCGGCTAATGAGCTGAAGCTGCCTCACCCGGTGCACATCCACTGCAACAATTTGGGCGTGCCGGGCAACTGGTCGACGACGCTGGAGACCATGCGGGCCATCGACGGCCAGCGCGGACACTTAACGCATATTCAATTTCACAGCTACGGCGGCGGCCCCGACGACGAAACGTCGTTCAATTCCAAAGTGCAGCCGTTGGCCGACTATGTGAACGCGCACCAGAACATCACCGTCGACGTGGGGCAGGTGTTGTTTGGCCGCACCACCAGCATGACCGGTGACGGACCGCTGGGTTATTACCTGTCGCGGGTCTATAAGACCAAGTGGTTTTCGAGCGATACCGAGTTGGAGGCGGGCTGCGGCATCTGCCCGATCGAGTACAAGGATAAAAGCCTGATCAACGCGCTGCAATGGGCGATCGGGCTGGAATGGTTCTTGCTGGTCAACGATCCGTGGCGGGTGGCGCTGACGACCGATCATCCGAACGGCGGTTCGTTCCTGGCGTATCCGCAGATCATCAAGCTGCTGATGGACAGCGACTTCCGCCGCGAGGTGGCGCGCCGGCTGCCCGAGCAAGTGCGCCAGCGTTCGCTGATTGGCGAGTTGGATCGCAAATACTCGCTGTATGAAATCGCCATCATCACCCGGGCCGGCCCGGCGCGAATGCTGGGCCTGCGCGACAAGGGGCACCTGGGCGTGGGGGCCGACGCCGACGTGACGATCTATGCGCCGAATGCCGACGTGCAGCAGATGTTCGAGCTGCCGCGCTATGTAATCAAAGCGGGGCAAGTGATCGTCGACGACGCCGAGCTGTGCGATGCGCCGATGGGGCAAACCTTGGCCGCGTGCGCCGATTATGACCGCGGCTTCGAGCCGGCGATTGCCGAGTGGTTCAATCGGCATTCAACGATTCGGTTCAGCAACTACCCGGTCCACGACATCGAGGGGCTGACGCCATCGACCACCGAGAGCGAGGTGGCTGGGTGA